The Flavobacterium praedii genome window below encodes:
- a CDS encoding vWA domain-containing protein, which translates to MEKITFLNPEFFWLFLLLPFAIAWLYWKKNQQTATLKISSLQGFKGTESVLAKLKPVLNVMRIVALASLIIAMARPRTVDISNKTKTTKGIDIVVAVDVSGSMLAKDLKPNRMEALKRVAADFVEERPNDRIGLVVYASEAYTKSPVTSDKAVIQDAIRSIKYDNVLQDGTGIGMGLATAVNRLKDSKAKSKVVILLTDGVNNAGFIEPETASDIAQQYGIKVYTIGIGTNGMAEFPYAIAPNGQFLFQMMKVEIDEQLMKNIARKTGGKYFRATSNDKLAEIYNEINKLETTEIEELKFYDYDEKFRPFVLLAGFLLLLEIGFRNTVYRSFI; encoded by the coding sequence ATGGAAAAAATAACCTTTTTAAATCCAGAATTTTTTTGGTTGTTTCTTTTGCTTCCATTTGCTATTGCTTGGTTATATTGGAAAAAAAATCAACAAACGGCTACTTTAAAAATAAGTTCGCTTCAAGGATTCAAAGGAACAGAATCAGTACTCGCAAAGTTAAAACCCGTTTTGAATGTGATGCGAATAGTTGCATTGGCTTCATTAATTATAGCAATGGCAAGACCAAGAACGGTAGACATTAGCAATAAAACCAAAACGACAAAAGGAATCGATATTGTGGTTGCGGTCGATGTGTCAGGAAGTATGCTAGCCAAGGATTTGAAACCAAATCGAATGGAAGCACTAAAAAGAGTTGCAGCCGATTTTGTTGAAGAAAGGCCCAATGATAGAATTGGATTGGTAGTTTATGCTTCTGAAGCCTATACAAAATCACCCGTTACAAGTGACAAAGCTGTAATTCAAGATGCCATTCGAAGTATAAAATATGACAATGTTTTGCAAGATGGAACTGGAATTGGAATGGGACTAGCAACAGCGGTTAATCGTTTAAAAGACAGTAAGGCCAAAAGCAAAGTGGTAATTTTATTGACAGATGGTGTAAATAATGCTGGATTTATCGAACCAGAAACCGCATCAGATATCGCTCAACAGTATGGCATAAAAGTCTATACAATTGGAATAGGAACTAATGGAATGGCGGAATTCCCATACGCGATTGCACCAAATGGTCAATTTCTATTTCAAATGATGAAGGTAGAAATTGATGAACAATTAATGAAGAATATTGCCAGGAAAACTGGAGGTAAATATTTCAGAGCAACCAGTAATGATAAATTGGCTGAAATTTACAATGAAATCAATAAACTCGAAACCACAGAAATTGAAGAATTGAAGTTCTATGATTATGACGAAAAATTCAGACCTTTTGTTTTACTTGCAGGGTTTTTATTGCTATTGGAAATAGGGTTTCGCAATACAGTTTACAGAAGTTTTATATAA
- a CDS encoding tetratricopeptide repeat protein has protein sequence MKNIFYILLLISQVFFAQTGFEKGNNLYQNGKYDLAAKAYESVLNDNKESVELYFNLGNCYYKLHQTALAIYNYEKALVLDPSNPAVLNNIKFAQKQTIDEIKVVPKVGFAKLLRDFTGIYPFETWAWISISFSMLVLVFFIGYYFSQNVVMKRVFFFGMFVILLLVVMSISAAFFEKSHFDNEKPAIVFAESSDVRSEPQKAGSVIFVLHEGTKVYVEETLGNWKKIQLTDGTEGWIDSGAIKEVK, from the coding sequence ATGAAAAATATTTTTTATATACTATTATTAATCTCGCAAGTTTTCTTTGCACAAACGGGTTTCGAAAAAGGAAATAATTTGTACCAAAACGGGAAATATGATTTAGCGGCCAAAGCTTATGAATCAGTTTTAAATGACAATAAGGAATCTGTTGAATTGTATTTTAATTTGGGGAATTGTTATTATAAATTGCACCAAACCGCTCTTGCAATTTATAACTATGAGAAAGCTTTAGTTCTAGATCCTAGCAACCCAGCCGTTTTAAACAATATTAAATTTGCCCAAAAGCAAACCATAGATGAGATTAAAGTAGTCCCAAAAGTGGGTTTTGCAAAGTTGCTTCGTGATTTTACGGGTATTTATCCTTTCGAAACTTGGGCTTGGATTTCAATAAGCTTCTCAATGTTGGTATTGGTTTTTTTTATAGGCTATTATTTTTCACAAAACGTAGTGATGAAAAGAGTTTTCTTTTTTGGAATGTTTGTAATTCTATTGCTTGTTGTGATGAGTATTTCGGCTGCCTTTTTTGAGAAAAGCCATTTTGATAATGAAAAACCAGCTATCGTTTTTGCAGAATCATCCGATGTAAGAAGTGAACCTCAAAAGGCTGGTTCAGTCATTTTTGTTTTACACGAAGGAACCAAAGTATATGTAGAAGAAACGCTAGGCAACTGGAAAAAAATTCAATTGACTGATGGAACCGAAGGTTGGATTGATAGCGGAGCCATTAAGGAAGTGAAGTAG
- a CDS encoding CvpA family protein: MSFFDIILGGFLCYSFYKGIRNGLFVELASLLSLILGIYIAIKFSSIVKDFLSNWLHWNPYTVQIFAFILTFIVVVIGIYMLGKFLTNIADFAFLGWINSLGGGFFRVLKTVLIMSIFLTIFEKMNYHNYLAKKETLDKSIFFNPIQKVAGYIFPSIEKWYDKARK, from the coding sequence ATGAGTTTTTTTGATATTATTCTTGGTGGGTTCTTGTGTTATTCATTTTACAAAGGAATTAGAAACGGACTTTTTGTAGAATTGGCTTCTTTGCTTTCACTAATATTAGGAATATACATTGCTATTAAATTTTCTTCAATTGTCAAAGATTTTTTATCGAATTGGCTGCATTGGAATCCTTACACGGTACAAATTTTTGCCTTTATTTTGACTTTTATTGTGGTTGTAATTGGGATTTATATGTTGGGCAAATTCCTGACCAATATTGCCGATTTTGCTTTTCTGGGCTGGATAAACAGTCTAGGTGGTGGTTTTTTTAGAGTATTGAAAACTGTTTTAATCATGAGTATATTTCTAACAATTTTCGAAAAAATGAATTACCATAATTATTTAGCCAAAAAAGAGACCCTTGACAAATCGATTTTCTTTAACCCGATACAAAAAGTAGCTGGATATATTTTTCCTTCTATCGAAAAATGGTATGACAAAGCGAGGAAGTAG
- a CDS encoding BatD family protein translates to MKRFLILLLLCFQGLMAQVQFEARVSKTTLGLNERLRIDFVMNIDGDNFVQPSFEGFRIIAGPSQQVSQSWINGKTSFEKSYSYYLLPNQKGNLVIKQAMIEYNGQIYKTQPIKINVTAATEQPRDPNDSQISADDNLYLIANISNTNPYINQPITVVYKLYFSYNIGINNWNELSKPKYNDFWSQNIDIKQLVGEEGMFKGEKYRFVVLKKVILYPQKSGKLVIEPLSLDISVKLPTNRRDMFGRVLLVDGNKRVSAGAKTISVKPLPEAGKPADFTGAVGKFDFKAIPSKTTLKNGESLDLTLSVTGTGNLKLFTLPKPEVPNALEMYDAVHDEKVNTPLSGMNGKISDSYTIIPQYKGDYVIKPMQFSYFDLSSGTYKTISSKEIKINVLDGPTQTAEAPSNANVGKNKIEKIEQFKFIDLKTELLARKQPEFFGSTSFYTLLFLPFLILPLIVLFKKKKEAIDSDVFGNRIKMNNKLAKKYLSEAKKQINNKAPFYVALEKAMHNFLKAKLHIETSEMSKDNIQELLLSRKANPEVVNSFIALTENCEIARYAPSSSATIQHDFDKAVTIISELEKQI, encoded by the coding sequence ATGAAAAGATTTTTAATTCTATTACTATTATGTTTTCAAGGACTTATGGCTCAAGTTCAATTTGAGGCAAGAGTTAGCAAAACGACGCTTGGACTCAACGAGAGACTTCGTATCGATTTTGTAATGAATATTGATGGCGATAATTTTGTACAACCTTCTTTTGAAGGTTTCCGAATTATTGCAGGACCGAGTCAACAAGTGAGTCAATCATGGATTAATGGAAAAACATCTTTCGAGAAAAGTTATTCCTATTATTTGTTGCCCAATCAAAAAGGAAATTTGGTCATCAAACAAGCTATGATTGAATATAATGGGCAGATTTACAAAACACAACCTATAAAAATCAATGTTACAGCAGCAACGGAGCAACCAAGAGATCCAAACGATTCTCAAATTTCTGCCGATGACAATCTGTATTTAATTGCTAATATTTCGAATACCAATCCCTATATTAATCAACCTATTACAGTAGTATATAAATTGTATTTTAGTTATAATATTGGAATTAACAATTGGAATGAACTCAGTAAACCCAAATACAATGATTTTTGGAGCCAAAACATTGACATTAAACAATTAGTTGGCGAGGAAGGAATGTTTAAAGGGGAAAAATACCGTTTTGTAGTATTAAAAAAAGTTATTTTATATCCACAAAAGTCTGGTAAACTAGTCATAGAGCCTTTGTCGTTAGACATAAGCGTAAAATTACCAACCAATCGAAGAGATATGTTTGGTCGGGTATTATTAGTCGATGGGAATAAGAGAGTTTCAGCAGGAGCTAAAACTATTAGTGTAAAACCTTTGCCAGAAGCAGGAAAACCAGCCGATTTTACAGGAGCTGTGGGTAAATTTGATTTTAAAGCAATACCATCCAAAACAACTTTAAAAAATGGCGAAAGCTTGGATTTAACTTTGAGCGTTACAGGTACTGGAAATTTAAAATTATTTACTTTACCAAAACCCGAAGTACCAAATGCATTAGAAATGTATGATGCGGTTCATGATGAAAAAGTAAACACACCACTGTCTGGAATGAATGGCAAAATCTCAGATTCTTATACTATTATTCCACAATACAAAGGGGATTATGTTATAAAACCAATGCAATTTTCATACTTTGATTTGAGTTCAGGAACTTATAAAACCATTAGTTCAAAAGAAATTAAAATTAATGTTCTAGATGGTCCTACCCAAACTGCCGAGGCTCCTTCTAATGCCAATGTAGGTAAAAATAAAATTGAAAAAATTGAGCAGTTTAAATTTATTGACTTAAAAACAGAACTTCTAGCAAGAAAACAGCCTGAATTTTTTGGTTCTACGTCATTTTACACCTTGTTGTTTTTGCCCTTTTTAATACTTCCTTTGATTGTTTTATTCAAAAAGAAAAAAGAAGCAATTGATAGTGATGTTTTTGGAAACCGAATTAAAATGAACAATAAATTGGCTAAGAAATATTTATCAGAAGCCAAAAAGCAAATTAATAACAAAGCCCCTTTCTATGTAGCTTTAGAAAAAGCAATGCATAATTTCCTGAAAGCCAAGTTGCATATCGAAACTTCAGAAATGAGTAAAGATAATATTCAGGAATTATTATTGTCTAGAAAAGCCAATCCAGAAGTAGTAAATAGTTTTATTGCACTTACCGAAAACTGTGAGATAGCCCGATATGCGCCATCATCGAGTGCAACGATTCAACATGATTTTGATAAAGCGGTAACTATTATTTCCGAATTAGAAAAACAGATTTAA
- the pheS gene encoding phenylalanine--tRNA ligase subunit alpha, which translates to MIDKIKEYIGEAQAFSTQNPAELEAFRIKFLGTKGLLKDLFAEFKNVPNDKKKEFGQVINLLKTSAEDKVKSILETLENKEESKGFYGDLTRTAEPTIIGSRHPISLVKNQIIDVFSNIGFNVSEGPEIEDDWHNFTALNLPEYHPARDMQDTFFIQTNPDILLRTHTSSVQVRYMENNKPPIRTISPGRVFRNEAVSSRSHCIFHQVEGLYIDKDVSFADLKQTLLYFTKEMFGKSKIRLRPSYFPFTEPSAEVDIYWGLKTETDYRITKGTGWLEIMGCGMVDPNVLKNCDINPDEYNGFAFGMGIERIAMLLYQIGDIRMFYENDVRFLEQFKSSI; encoded by the coding sequence ATGATAGACAAGATAAAAGAATATATTGGCGAAGCACAGGCCTTCTCTACACAAAATCCTGCAGAATTAGAAGCATTTAGAATAAAATTCTTAGGAACTAAAGGATTGTTGAAAGACCTTTTTGCCGAATTCAAAAATGTACCAAATGACAAAAAAAAGGAATTTGGACAAGTGATTAATTTACTCAAAACTTCTGCCGAAGATAAAGTAAAATCAATCCTAGAAACATTAGAAAACAAAGAAGAAAGTAAAGGGTTTTATGGCGATTTAACTCGTACAGCCGAACCTACAATTATTGGTTCTCGTCACCCAATTTCATTGGTAAAAAACCAAATTATTGATGTCTTTTCAAACATTGGATTCAACGTTTCCGAAGGACCAGAAATTGAGGACGATTGGCATAATTTTACGGCATTAAACTTGCCAGAATACCATCCGGCGCGTGATATGCAGGATACTTTTTTCATACAAACCAACCCAGATATTTTGTTGCGTACGCACACTTCATCCGTGCAAGTGCGTTACATGGAGAACAATAAACCGCCTATTCGAACTATTTCTCCAGGGAGAGTTTTTCGTAATGAAGCTGTTTCTTCCCGTTCACACTGTATCTTTCACCAAGTGGAAGGATTGTATATTGACAAAGACGTGTCTTTTGCCGACTTGAAACAAACCCTTTTGTATTTCACCAAAGAGATGTTTGGGAAATCAAAAATTCGTTTGCGTCCATCCTATTTTCCATTTACGGAACCAAGTGCGGAGGTCGATATTTATTGGGGACTTAAGACCGAAACCGATTATCGTATCACCAAAGGAACAGGTTGGTTGGAAATTATGGGTTGCGGAATGGTAGATCCTAACGTACTTAAAAATTGCGACATCAATCCAGACGAATACAACGGTTTTGCATTCGGAATGGGAATTGAAAGAATTGCGATGTTGTTGTATCAAATTGGTGATATCCGTATGTTTTATGAAAATGACGTACGTTTCTTAGAGCAATTCAAATCAAGTATATAA
- a CDS encoding vWA domain-containing protein yields the protein MELDEQNYLYLLFILPLVVVVFLFNLYWKRKKQREFGDLEIIKRLSPERSIFKPVLKLGVLILALIALIVGLVNPKIGTKVETVKREGIDIVFAMDVSKSMLCEDVAPSRLDKSKQIVSQIINQLGSDRIGIVAYAGSAFPVLPITTDYSVAKMFLQSMGPGLVSSQGTSLDEAIKLSGTYFDDKSKTSKLMIMISDGEDHSEGAEAAAEEAKKLGMKIVTIGLGTEKGGTIPLKKNGIVESYQRDNAGEIVITKLNPNSLATIAKITGGGYVNGNNTKEVLEYIKATLDKIQKTEFEATEMADFQSQFQWFLGLGFVLLFLDIFFLERKTQWVKKLDLFNENK from the coding sequence ATGGAATTAGACGAACAAAATTATTTATACCTTCTTTTTATATTACCGCTTGTGGTGGTGGTTTTTCTATTTAATTTATATTGGAAAAGAAAAAAACAACGCGAGTTTGGAGATTTAGAAATCATTAAAAGATTAAGTCCTGAACGTTCTATTTTTAAGCCTGTTTTGAAATTGGGTGTACTGATTTTAGCTTTGATCGCTTTAATTGTTGGATTAGTAAATCCGAAGATAGGAACCAAAGTAGAAACGGTTAAAAGAGAAGGAATTGATATTGTTTTTGCAATGGATGTTTCCAAAAGTATGCTTTGTGAAGATGTTGCTCCAAGCCGATTGGATAAAAGCAAACAAATCGTATCTCAAATCATCAATCAATTAGGAAGCGACAGAATAGGAATTGTTGCTTATGCAGGTAGTGCATTTCCGGTATTGCCAATTACAACTGATTATAGTGTTGCCAAAATGTTCTTGCAAAGCATGGGTCCAGGATTGGTTTCGTCTCAGGGAACTTCACTAGATGAGGCCATTAAATTATCGGGTACTTATTTTGATGATAAAAGTAAGACCAGCAAATTAATGATTATGATTTCTGATGGTGAAGACCATTCTGAAGGAGCCGAAGCAGCCGCTGAAGAAGCAAAAAAACTAGGAATGAAAATCGTTACCATAGGTTTGGGCACCGAAAAAGGAGGGACTATTCCTTTAAAAAAAAATGGTATTGTTGAAAGTTACCAAAGAGATAATGCAGGTGAAATTGTAATTACTAAATTGAATCCAAATAGTTTAGCGACTATTGCCAAAATTACCGGTGGAGGTTATGTCAACGGAAACAATACCAAAGAAGTATTGGAATACATAAAAGCAACCCTGGATAAAATACAAAAAACCGAATTTGAAGCCACGGAAATGGCCGATTTTCAATCGCAATTTCAATGGTTTTTAGGATTGGGGTTTGTGCTGTTATTTTTGGATATTTTCTTTTTAGAGAGAAAAACCCAATGGGTCAAAAAATTAGATTTATTTAACGAGAATAAATAA
- a CDS encoding DUF58 domain-containing protein → MDTKELLKKVRKIEIKTRRLSDHIFSGEYHTSFKGRGMTFSEVRQYQFGDDIRAIDWNVTARYNEAHVKVFEEERELTMMLMVDISGSESFGSKNQFKKEIVTEIAATMAFSATQNNDKIGLILFSDQIELYIPPKKGRSHVLRIIRELIEFEPKSYKTDIAQALKFLSGTQKKKAIVFVISDFMSGDYEQTLKIASKKHDITGIRVYDIREEKMPNLGMVSMTDAETGQTKLINTGSKSVRMNYEKYYHDNVHYFKETFSKSGSGVVNTRVDESYVTKLLGYFKSR, encoded by the coding sequence ATGGATACAAAAGAGCTTTTAAAAAAAGTACGTAAAATAGAAATCAAAACCCGAAGATTGAGTGATCATATCTTTTCGGGAGAATACCATACATCGTTTAAAGGGCGCGGAATGACCTTTAGCGAGGTTCGTCAATATCAATTTGGAGATGATATTCGTGCCATCGATTGGAACGTAACTGCGCGTTATAACGAAGCACATGTCAAAGTTTTTGAAGAAGAAAGAGAATTGACCATGATGTTAATGGTCGATATTTCGGGTTCTGAAAGTTTTGGTTCCAAAAATCAATTCAAGAAAGAAATTGTTACCGAAATAGCTGCAACAATGGCATTTTCGGCTACTCAAAACAATGACAAAATAGGATTGATTTTGTTTTCAGACCAAATAGAATTGTATATTCCACCCAAGAAAGGTAGATCTCACGTATTGCGTATCATTCGAGAATTGATAGAATTTGAGCCTAAAAGTTATAAAACCGATATTGCTCAAGCTTTAAAATTTTTATCGGGTACCCAAAAAAAGAAAGCGATTGTATTTGTTATTTCGGATTTTATGTCGGGAGATTATGAACAAACGTTGAAAATCGCTTCTAAGAAACACGACATTACGGGTATTCGAGTGTATGACATTCGAGAAGAAAAAATGCCCAATCTAGGAATGGTTTCAATGACCGATGCAGAAACAGGACAAACAAAATTGATTAATACAGGTTCAAAATCCGTGCGTATGAATTATGAAAAATACTATCATGATAATGTACACTATTTTAAAGAAACTTTCAGTAAATCAGGTTCAGGTGTTGTAAATACTAGAGTGGATGAAAGTTATGTAACCAAATTATTAGGCTATTTTAAATCCCGATAA
- a CDS encoding tetratricopeptide repeat protein yields the protein MKNKIIYILLLLFAFGANAQEKDKILPNANEEYTAKNYAESEANYRISHSKFPNRTVAPYNLGNAIYRQNQFSESKFAYANALKNLKTRSQKHKAFHNLGNVYMKEKDYTQAVEAYKNALRNNPEDDETRYNYALAKKMLKDNPPPKDDKKKDKNKDKDKNKDKKDDKNKDKDKKDDKKDGDKDKDKDKKDGKPKDDQGQPKPKPGGISKQRTENLLDAVNNEEKKIQDKVNAKKVKGSPVKTEKDW from the coding sequence ATGAAAAATAAAATCATATACATATTACTATTACTTTTTGCTTTTGGCGCCAATGCCCAAGAGAAAGATAAAATATTGCCTAATGCAAATGAAGAATATACAGCTAAAAATTATGCAGAGTCTGAAGCAAATTATAGAATTTCACATTCAAAATTCCCCAATCGAACAGTGGCTCCATATAATTTAGGAAATGCAATATACAGGCAAAATCAATTTTCAGAATCCAAATTTGCGTATGCAAATGCGTTAAAGAATTTAAAAACAAGATCCCAAAAGCATAAGGCATTTCATAATTTGGGTAATGTTTATATGAAAGAGAAGGATTATACTCAAGCAGTAGAAGCTTATAAAAACGCATTGCGCAATAACCCAGAAGATGATGAAACTAGATATAATTATGCTTTGGCCAAAAAAATGCTAAAGGATAATCCTCCTCCAAAAGACGATAAAAAGAAAGACAAGAATAAGGACAAAGATAAAAATAAAGACAAAAAAGACGACAAGAATAAAGATAAGGACAAAAAAGACGATAAGAAAGACGGCGATAAAGACAAGGACAAAGACAAAAAAGACGGTAAACCAAAAGATGATCAAGGGCAACCTAAACCAAAACCTGGAGGAATTTCAAAACAACGAACCGAAAATTTATTGGATGCTGTAAATAATGAGGAAAAGAAAATTCAAGATAAAGTAAATGCCAAAAAAGTAAAAGGTTCACCTGTGAAAACGGAGAAAGATTGGTAG